One part of the Alistipes onderdonkii genome encodes these proteins:
- the purT gene encoding formate-dependent phosphoribosylglycinamide formyltransferase — MAKKIMLLGSGELGKEFVIAAQRLGQTVVACDSYAGAPAMQVADACEVFPMLDGDALAAAVARHRPDVIVPEIEAIRTERLYDFEREGIQVVPSARAVNFTMNRKAIRDLAARELGLKTARYFYATSLAELEEAAARIGFPCVVKPLMSSSGKGQSLVRNAGELERAWHYGCEGSRGDIRELIIEEFIRFDSEITLLTVTQKDGPTLFCPPIGHVQKGGDYRESFQSPYVAPEHLAQAQRMAAAVTEALTGAGLWGVEFFLSHENGVYFSELSPRPHDTGMVTLAGTQNLNEFELHLRAVLGLPIPAVTFERLGATAVVLSPLASPVAPRYEGIDRALASDPRTDVRIFGKPSARVNRRMGIVVGYAPLGDDLDVLRGRVKAAAAEIKVLEP; from the coding sequence ATGGCTAAAAAGATCATGCTGCTCGGTTCGGGCGAACTGGGCAAGGAGTTCGTAATCGCGGCGCAGCGGCTGGGACAGACCGTCGTGGCGTGCGATTCCTATGCAGGCGCCCCTGCCATGCAGGTGGCCGACGCCTGCGAGGTGTTCCCGATGCTCGACGGCGATGCGCTCGCCGCTGCCGTGGCCCGGCACCGCCCCGACGTCATCGTCCCCGAGATCGAGGCGATCCGCACCGAACGCCTCTACGACTTCGAACGCGAGGGCATCCAGGTCGTGCCGAGCGCCCGCGCCGTCAATTTCACGATGAACCGCAAGGCCATCCGCGACCTTGCCGCCCGGGAGCTGGGGCTGAAGACCGCCCGTTATTTCTACGCCACGTCGCTCGCCGAACTGGAGGAAGCTGCCGCCCGGATCGGGTTCCCGTGCGTGGTCAAGCCGCTGATGTCCTCCTCGGGCAAGGGGCAGTCGCTCGTCAGGAATGCCGGCGAACTGGAGAGGGCCTGGCACTACGGCTGCGAAGGGTCGCGCGGCGATATCCGCGAGCTGATCATCGAGGAATTCATCCGCTTCGACAGCGAAATCACGCTGCTGACCGTCACGCAGAAGGATGGCCCGACGCTCTTTTGCCCGCCGATCGGCCATGTGCAGAAGGGCGGCGACTACCGCGAGAGTTTCCAGTCGCCCTACGTGGCACCGGAACACCTTGCCCAGGCGCAGCGCATGGCGGCCGCCGTCACCGAAGCCCTAACCGGTGCCGGGCTGTGGGGCGTGGAATTCTTCCTGAGCCACGAAAACGGGGTCTATTTCTCCGAACTTTCGCCGCGCCCGCACGACACGGGCATGGTGACGCTGGCCGGGACGCAGAACCTCAATGAGTTCGAACTGCACCTGCGCGCCGTGCTGGGGCTGCCGATCCCCGCGGTGACTTTCGAACGCCTGGGCGCCACGGCCGTGGTGCTCTCGCCTCTGGCAAGCCCCGTGGCGCCGCGTTACGAGGGGATCGACCGGGCGCTGGCCTCCGATCCCCGTACCGACGTGCGGATCTTCGGCAAACCTTCGGCGCGCGTCAACCGCCGTATGGGCATCGTCGTGGGCTATGCGCCGCTGGGCGACGACCTCGATGTTCTGCGCGGACGGGTGAAGGCCGCGGCCGCCGAAATCAAAGTCCTCGAACCTTAA
- a CDS encoding peptidylprolyl isomerase, translating to MAQYAIISTEKGDMKAELYTEETPGTVANFIELANHNFYDGLTFHRVIPGFVIQGGCPRGDGTGGPGYKIKCETSAPRQYHDRGVLSMAHAGKDTGGSQFFICCARESTQHLDGRHTCFGRVVEGLDVIDDIRPGDLILSIRIAEE from the coding sequence ATGGCACAATATGCAATTATTTCGACCGAGAAAGGCGACATGAAGGCCGAGCTCTATACGGAGGAGACCCCCGGTACGGTGGCGAACTTCATCGAGCTGGCCAACCACAATTTCTACGACGGGCTGACCTTCCACCGGGTAATCCCGGGCTTCGTCATCCAGGGCGGCTGCCCGCGGGGCGACGGCACGGGCGGCCCCGGGTACAAGATCAAATGCGAGACCTCGGCGCCGCGCCAGTACCACGACCGGGGCGTGCTCTCGATGGCCCATGCCGGAAAGGACACGGGCGGCTCGCAATTTTTTATCTGCTGCGCCCGCGAGTCGACGCAGCACCTCGACGGCCGCCACACCTGCTTCGGCCGGGTGGTCGAGGGGCTGGACGTCATCGACGACATCCGTCCCGGCGACCTGATCCTCTCGATCCGCATCGCGGAGGAGTAG
- a CDS encoding GNAT family N-acetyltransferase, with product MEIKSLENTCFGTLFEAFGQAFADYEVQLDETQLRRMLRRRGFDPRLSFAAFDGERIAAFTLNGTGNFNGLPTAYDTGTGTLEAYRGQGLAAKVFEHSIPYLREAGIRQYLLEVLQHNTKAVSVYRKLGFETAREFNYSIQQDAQVHLGAKIPDIACTVTPVDVGRFAPDPQFWDFMPSWQNSPEAIRRAAGDFAGLSARAEGTQVGYCIFEPASGDIALIAVDKRYRRRGIATSLLREALRLNKADSVKAINTEAGCESLTAFLEAANIAVTGRQFEMVKKI from the coding sequence ATGGAGATAAAATCACTGGAAAATACATGTTTCGGCACGCTGTTCGAGGCATTCGGCCAGGCATTCGCCGATTACGAAGTCCAACTGGACGAAACGCAGCTCCGGCGCATGCTGCGAAGGCGCGGTTTCGATCCCCGCCTGTCGTTCGCCGCGTTCGACGGGGAGCGGATCGCCGCGTTCACCCTGAACGGGACAGGGAATTTCAACGGCCTGCCGACAGCCTACGACACCGGCACGGGAACCCTCGAAGCCTATCGCGGGCAGGGGCTCGCCGCAAAGGTCTTCGAACACTCCATTCCCTATTTGCGGGAGGCCGGAATCCGGCAATACCTGCTGGAAGTCCTGCAACACAACACAAAGGCGGTATCGGTCTACCGGAAGCTCGGGTTCGAAACGGCGCGTGAATTCAATTATTCCATACAACAGGACGCGCAGGTGCACCTCGGCGCGAAAATCCCGGACATTGCCTGTACGGTAACGCCCGTCGATGTGGGACGGTTCGCCCCCGATCCGCAGTTCTGGGATTTCATGCCCTCCTGGCAGAACAGCCCCGAGGCCATAAGGCGGGCTGCGGGGGACTTCGCCGGGCTGAGCGCCCGCGCAGAGGGGACACAAGTGGGATACTGCATCTTCGAACCCGCCTCGGGCGACATTGCCCTGATCGCTGTCGACAAGCGGTACAGGCGGCGGGGGATCGCCACCTCGCTGCTGCGGGAAGCGCTCCGGCTCAACAAGGCGGATTCGGTCAAGGCCATAAACACCGAGGCCGGCTGCGAATCGTTAACGGCGTTCCTGGAGGCGGCGAACATCGCCGTGACGGGGCGGCAGTTCGAAATGGTGAAAAAAATATAA
- a CDS encoding PQQ-binding-like beta-propeller repeat protein, with the protein MKKQILRLSLGMAWCLSALAPVHAPAAGASATADHAARRDTRTAAAQTRPTPADTLHVVFFTDIHVSPGNAQDSLFRVAVAEANASDAELVIFGGDLTNTGSDEELEHVYGLMSQLEKPWFTVMGNHETTWSESGCTTFRRIFGHDGRVAHRAGGYLFLGYNCGPYMKMADGVVRTEDLAWLGAQAAGARPGERIVSLCHYPLNKDLTNRQEVVATLKRLGITASLYGHYHRLDLRNFDGIAGIPGRALAGRPGEAPGYTLLDFFADSVRIREKPLGHAARTRHTVCLEGDPQILALPCDPPPAAPDYEGRMEYVLQDSAMVLTGAGCCGDMLYYGNSQGVLRAYDTRRGREVWRHRFPDALYTTPLCTDGLVIVGAASGGIWAFDARTGRRRWHLPTATAVVGDGLVDRSSLYIGLGVGSVGRIDLRSGKLLWRYDYGQGQAQGRPTLADGKLVFGAWDRHLYCLDAATGRCLWKWNNGHPGVFLSPGHVVPRIAGGKVFIVAPDRAVTCLDLATGRQLWRDNSRKARETTGLGGDGRQFYYKTMDGELAAVDTSADAYRETWCTDLGWGYEYNSCPACVRDGVVYVAGRLGQVAAVREDGTLLWSVKCCNSAGNDFRQAPDGSLWVTFAEGKLFRIP; encoded by the coding sequence ATGAAAAAACAGATCCTCCGGCTGAGCCTCGGCATGGCGTGGTGCCTGTCGGCACTCGCCCCCGTGCATGCGCCTGCGGCGGGAGCCTCCGCTACGGCGGATCACGCAGCGCGGCGGGACACCCGAACCGCCGCGGCGCAAACACGCCCCACCCCGGCCGATACGCTGCACGTCGTCTTTTTCACCGACATACATGTCTCGCCGGGCAATGCACAGGACTCGCTCTTCCGCGTGGCCGTCGCCGAAGCCAACGCGTCGGATGCCGAACTGGTCATCTTCGGCGGGGATCTCACCAACACGGGCAGCGACGAGGAACTGGAGCACGTGTACGGGCTGATGTCGCAGCTCGAAAAACCGTGGTTCACCGTCATGGGCAACCACGAAACGACCTGGTCGGAGAGCGGATGCACGACGTTCCGCCGCATATTCGGCCATGACGGGCGCGTCGCGCACCGTGCGGGAGGCTACCTTTTCCTGGGCTACAACTGCGGGCCCTACATGAAAATGGCCGACGGCGTCGTGCGCACCGAAGACCTCGCATGGCTCGGAGCGCAGGCCGCCGGGGCCCGTCCCGGCGAACGTATCGTAAGCCTCTGCCACTACCCGCTCAACAAAGACCTCACCAACAGGCAGGAGGTGGTCGCAACGCTCAAACGGCTGGGCATCACCGCCTCGCTCTACGGGCACTATCACCGGCTCGACCTGCGCAATTTCGACGGCATCGCGGGCATACCCGGCCGGGCACTGGCCGGCAGGCCGGGCGAGGCGCCGGGATATACCCTGCTCGATTTCTTCGCCGACTCGGTGCGCATCCGCGAAAAGCCGCTCGGACATGCCGCACGCACCCGCCATACGGTATGCCTGGAGGGGGATCCGCAGATACTCGCCCTGCCCTGCGACCCGCCGCCCGCCGCACCCGACTACGAAGGCCGCATGGAATACGTCCTGCAGGACAGCGCCATGGTACTGACGGGTGCGGGATGCTGCGGCGACATGCTTTACTACGGCAATTCACAGGGCGTATTGCGGGCGTACGACACACGCCGGGGGCGCGAAGTGTGGCGGCACAGGTTTCCCGACGCGCTCTACACCACCCCGCTCTGCACGGACGGGCTCGTGATCGTCGGCGCCGCCTCGGGCGGGATATGGGCCTTCGACGCCCGGACAGGCCGCCGAAGGTGGCATCTGCCGACCGCCACGGCCGTCGTCGGCGACGGGCTCGTCGACCGCAGCTCGCTCTACATCGGGCTGGGCGTCGGCTCCGTCGGCCGCATAGACCTGCGCAGCGGCAAACTGCTCTGGCGTTACGACTACGGACAGGGACAGGCGCAGGGGCGCCCGACGCTCGCGGACGGAAAACTGGTATTCGGGGCGTGGGACAGGCACCTTTATTGCCTCGACGCCGCGACGGGCAGATGCCTCTGGAAATGGAACAACGGCCACCCCGGCGTGTTCCTCTCCCCGGGGCATGTCGTGCCCCGCATCGCCGGCGGCAAGGTCTTCATCGTAGCACCCGACCGGGCCGTGACCTGCCTCGACCTGGCTACCGGACGGCAGCTATGGCGCGACAACAGCCGCAAAGCGCGCGAAACGACGGGCCTCGGCGGCGACGGACGGCAATTCTATTACAAGACGATGGACGGCGAGCTGGCGGCCGTAGACACGTCGGCGGACGCCTACCGCGAAACATGGTGCACCGATCTGGGATGGGGATACGAATACAACTCCTGCCCGGCCTGTGTGCGCGACGGTGTGGTCTATGTCGCCGGGAGACTCGGGCAGGTTGCCGCCGTGCGCGAAGACGGCACGCTGCTGTGGAGTGTGAAATGCTGCAATTCGGCGGGAAACGATTTCCGGCAGGCACCCGACGGGTCGCTGTGGGTTACCTTCGCCGAAGGCAAGCTCTTCCGGATTCCCTGA
- a CDS encoding pyridoxal phosphate-dependent aminotransferase, with protein sequence MAKAVNIARSHRLDGIGEYYFSRRLREIAEIEAATGRQIVKLAMGSPDLPPHQSVIDRLAKEAQRPDVHKYMSYKGEPILRKAFADWYKKWYRTELDYNNEVLPLIGSKEGIMHICMTFLNKGDKVLVPNPGYPTYSAAVRLSGGEMVPYALNKQTGFYPDFEAIEKAGLDGVKMMLVNYPNMPTGQTPTMELFQKIVDFGARHNILIVHDNPYSFIRNAAAPISIMEAEGARDVALEMNSLSKGHSMAGWRVGVVVGKKEWIDSILTFKSNMDSGMFYPIQAAADTALALGEEWFKELNDIYYGREKQAYALLDALGCKYREHQAGLFVWAELPESYEGDSFAFSDEVMDKCDVFLTPGGIFGSEGNRYIRITLCCPEELLKKATDNIIAKFGK encoded by the coding sequence ATGGCAAAAGCAGTCAACATCGCCCGTTCCCATCGGTTGGACGGCATCGGAGAGTACTATTTTTCGCGCCGTCTGCGCGAGATCGCCGAAATCGAAGCGGCAACGGGCCGTCAGATCGTGAAACTCGCTATGGGCAGCCCCGACCTGCCCCCGCACCAGTCGGTCATCGACCGCCTCGCAAAGGAGGCACAGCGCCCCGACGTACACAAATACATGTCTTACAAGGGAGAACCCATCCTGCGCAAGGCTTTTGCGGACTGGTATAAGAAATGGTACCGCACGGAACTGGACTACAACAACGAAGTACTGCCCCTGATCGGCTCGAAGGAGGGCATCATGCACATATGCATGACGTTCCTCAATAAGGGAGACAAGGTGCTCGTGCCCAACCCCGGCTACCCCACCTACTCGGCTGCCGTGCGCCTCTCGGGCGGCGAGATGGTTCCCTATGCGCTGAACAAGCAGACCGGCTTCTATCCCGACTTCGAGGCGATCGAGAAGGCCGGGTTGGACGGCGTGAAGATGATGCTGGTCAACTACCCCAACATGCCGACGGGCCAGACCCCGACGATGGAGCTGTTCCAGAAAATCGTGGATTTCGGCGCCCGGCACAACATCCTGATCGTGCACGACAACCCGTACAGTTTCATCCGCAATGCCGCCGCCCCGATCTCGATCATGGAGGCCGAGGGCGCACGCGACGTCGCACTGGAGATGAACTCGCTGTCGAAAGGTCACTCGATGGCCGGCTGGCGCGTGGGCGTCGTCGTGGGCAAGAAGGAGTGGATCGACTCGATCCTGACGTTCAAGTCGAACATGGACTCGGGCATGTTCTACCCGATCCAGGCGGCGGCCGACACGGCGCTGGCTTTGGGCGAAGAGTGGTTCAAGGAGCTGAACGACATCTATTACGGCCGCGAGAAGCAGGCCTATGCGCTGCTCGACGCGCTGGGATGCAAATACCGCGAGCACCAGGCCGGCCTGTTCGTATGGGCCGAGCTGCCCGAGTCGTATGAGGGCGACAGCTTTGCGTTCTCGGACGAGGTGATGGACAAATGCGACGTGTTCCTGACCCCGGGCGGCATCTTCGGCTCGGAGGGCAACCGTTACATCCGCATCACCCTCTGCTGCCCCGAGGAATTGCTGAAAAAAGCTACGGACAATATCATCGCCAAGTTCGGGAAGTAA
- a CDS encoding LrgB family protein codes for MIDKAFLSTDLFLLTLTVGLYCLGTAVYRRIRMPLLHPVLLTFVAVIVFLRAADIGYARYQEATGILDFALGMSVVALGYLLYEQVEQLRGSLLPVGIATLAGCVAGVLSVVYIAMAFGAGREILNSIAPKSVTVPIAVSVSGPLGGIVPVTSVVVFCVGIFGSIFGEWILRRCGVRDAEARGFALGAAAHGIGTARAIEMGAVEGALSGLAMALMGLATALLMPLMERYLY; via the coding sequence ATGATTGACAAGGCGTTCCTCTCCACCGACCTCTTCCTGCTGACGCTCACCGTGGGGCTTTACTGCCTCGGGACGGCGGTCTACCGCCGCATCCGGATGCCGCTGCTGCATCCCGTGCTGCTCACGTTCGTCGCCGTCATCGTATTCCTCCGTGCGGCGGACATCGGCTATGCCCGCTACCAGGAAGCCACGGGCATCCTCGACTTTGCCCTGGGCATGTCGGTCGTCGCACTCGGCTACCTGCTCTACGAACAGGTCGAACAACTGCGCGGAAGCCTGCTCCCGGTCGGCATCGCCACCCTTGCGGGTTGCGTGGCGGGCGTGCTGAGCGTCGTATATATCGCCATGGCGTTCGGCGCCGGACGCGAGATACTCAACTCGATAGCCCCCAAGTCGGTCACCGTGCCCATCGCCGTGTCGGTTTCGGGGCCGCTGGGCGGCATCGTCCCCGTCACGTCGGTCGTGGTGTTCTGCGTGGGGATCTTCGGCAGTATCTTCGGCGAGTGGATCCTGCGCCGCTGCGGCGTGCGGGATGCCGAAGCAAGGGGGTTTGCGCTGGGAGCCGCGGCGCACGGCATCGGTACGGCGCGCGCCATCGAGATGGGAGCCGTCGAAGGAGCCCTGAGCGGGCTGGCGATGGCCCTGATGGGATTGGCTACGGCGCTGCTGATGCCGCTGATGGAGCGGTATCTGTATTAG
- a CDS encoding CidA/LrgA family protein, whose product MSGLFYILLFWLIGNALSILTGGYVSGNIIGMILLFAALCLHWVKAETVRPAARFLLGAMALFFVPYGVGLMDSYRVILDNLWAIVISGIASTIIVLLVTGQTFQSLNRRSRLRRIRHLRETAVNTPDND is encoded by the coding sequence ATGTCCGGACTTTTTTACATCCTTCTTTTCTGGCTGATCGGCAATGCATTGAGCATCCTTACCGGAGGTTATGTTTCAGGTAACATCATCGGCATGATCCTGCTCTTCGCAGCCTTGTGCCTGCATTGGGTCAAAGCCGAAACGGTACGTCCCGCAGCCCGGTTCCTGCTGGGGGCCATGGCACTCTTCTTCGTCCCCTACGGCGTAGGGCTGATGGACTCCTACCGCGTGATCCTCGACAACCTGTGGGCGATCGTAATCTCGGGCATCGCCTCGACGATCATCGTCCTGCTGGTGACGGGGCAGACGTTCCAGAGCCTGAACCGCCGCTCGCGCCTGCGCCGCATCCGGCACCTTCGTGAAACCGCCGTAAACACCCCGGACAATGATTGA
- a CDS encoding putative transporter yields MEWLHTLFFGSGIAHAVLTFALVITIGILLGKVKIGGISLGITWILFVGIVLSHFGMTVDGEVRHFVQEFGLILFVFSIGLQVGPGFFASFKHGGMTLVMCAVAIVLLGVATAYVVHLATGTPIPTMVGILSGAVTNTPGLGAAQQAYTDALGIEDPTIALGYAVAYPLGVVGIIFTMIFIRYALRVKFEKEDEGLAALSREHKLADKVSVEFTNKTLDGRTVAYVRDLINRQFVISRILRPDGTISMADAESVIHIGDRLWLISQAEDIEAIVAFFGRRVEMTDEQWGNNTPNAELVSRRILITKSSLNGKKFSDLRLRTKYGITITRVNRAGVDLIPYQGLELQVGDRVMVVGPAKAVAQVADVLGNSLKKLNQPNLVTIFVGIALGVLLGSIPLLNVPQPVKLGLAGGPLIVAILIGRFGTHFHLVTYTTMSANLMLREIGIALFLAAVGIGAGDGFIDAIVDGGYRWIGYGVAITVLPLIIVALVARLWLKMNYYTLMGLIAGSTTDPPALAYANATAGNDMPAVGYSTVYPVVMFLRVLTAQIFILFSL; encoded by the coding sequence ATGGAGTGGTTACACACCTTGTTCTTCGGCAGCGGCATCGCCCATGCCGTGCTGACCTTCGCATTGGTCATCACCATCGGCATTTTGCTCGGAAAAGTCAAAATCGGCGGCATCTCGCTCGGAATCACATGGATTCTGTTCGTAGGTATCGTCCTGAGTCATTTCGGAATGACGGTGGACGGCGAGGTCAGGCACTTCGTGCAGGAATTCGGGCTGATTCTGTTCGTCTTCTCGATCGGTCTGCAAGTCGGACCGGGATTTTTCGCATCGTTCAAACACGGCGGCATGACGCTGGTCATGTGTGCCGTAGCGATCGTACTGCTGGGCGTGGCGACGGCCTATGTAGTTCATCTGGCGACGGGCACGCCGATTCCGACGATGGTCGGCATCCTTTCGGGCGCAGTGACCAACACCCCCGGACTGGGTGCCGCGCAGCAGGCTTACACCGATGCGTTGGGAATCGAAGACCCCACGATCGCGCTGGGATACGCCGTGGCTTATCCGCTCGGCGTCGTGGGCATCATATTCACGATGATCTTCATCCGCTACGCCCTGCGCGTGAAGTTCGAAAAGGAGGACGAGGGGCTGGCGGCGCTGAGCCGCGAACACAAACTCGCCGACAAGGTTTCGGTCGAATTCACCAACAAGACGCTCGACGGCCGCACGGTGGCCTATGTCCGCGACCTGATCAACCGTCAGTTCGTCATATCGCGCATCCTGCGTCCCGACGGAACGATCTCGATGGCCGATGCGGAGAGCGTGATACATATCGGCGACCGGCTGTGGCTGATCTCGCAGGCCGAGGACATCGAGGCGATCGTGGCCTTCTTCGGCCGCCGCGTGGAGATGACCGACGAGCAGTGGGGCAACAATACGCCCAATGCCGAGCTGGTGTCGCGCCGCATCCTGATTACGAAATCGTCGCTCAACGGCAAGAAATTCTCCGACCTGCGCCTGCGCACGAAATACGGCATCACCATCACGCGCGTAAACCGCGCGGGCGTCGATCTGATCCCCTATCAGGGCTTGGAACTGCAGGTCGGCGACCGCGTGATGGTCGTAGGGCCCGCGAAAGCCGTGGCGCAGGTGGCCGACGTATTGGGCAACTCGCTCAAGAAGCTGAACCAGCCTAATTTGGTGACGATCTTCGTAGGTATCGCTTTAGGTGTGCTGCTGGGGTCGATTCCGCTGCTCAACGTACCCCAGCCCGTGAAGCTCGGACTGGCAGGAGGCCCGCTGATCGTGGCCATCCTGATCGGACGCTTCGGCACGCATTTCCACCTGGTCACCTACACTACGATGAGCGCCAACCTGATGCTGCGCGAAATCGGCATCGCGCTGTTCCTCGCGGCGGTGGGCATCGGCGCGGGCGACGGATTCATCGACGCCATCGTCGACGGCGGTTACCGCTGGATCGGATACGGTGTCGCCATCACCGTCCTGCCGCTGATAATCGTCGCGCTGGTAGCGCGGCTGTGGCTCAAGATGAACTACTACACGCTGATGGGACTTATCGCCGGATCGACGACCGATCCCCCGGCGCTGGCCTACGCCAATGCGACGGCAGGCAACGACATGCCGGCCGTGGGGTATTCGACGGTCTATCCCGTAGTGATGTTCCTGCGCGTGCTGACGGCGCAGATATTCATCCTCTTCTCGCTGTAA